The following are encoded together in the Cynocephalus volans isolate mCynVol1 chromosome 4, mCynVol1.pri, whole genome shotgun sequence genome:
- the LOC134375774 gene encoding LOW QUALITY PROTEIN: nucleoporin p54-like (The sequence of the model RefSeq protein was modified relative to this genomic sequence to represent the inferred CDS: inserted 2 bases in 1 codon) — protein MAFNFGAPSGTSGTTAAPAAPAGGFGGFGTTSTTAGSAFSFSAPANTGTTGLXGVTQNKGFGFGTGFGTTTGTSTGLGTGLGTGLGFGGFNTQQQQQTTLGGLFSQPTQAPTQSNQLINTASALSAPTLLGDERDAILAKWNQLQAFWGTGKGYFNNNIPPVEFTQENPFCRFKAVGYSCMPNNKDEDGLVVLVFNKKEIDIRSQQQQLVESLHKVLGGNQTLTVNVEGIKTLPDDQTEVVIYVVERSPNGTSRRVPATTLYAHFEQANIKTQLQQLGVTLSMTRTELSPAQIKQLLQNPPAGVDPIIWEQAKVDNPDSEKLIPVPMVGFKEFLRRLKVQDQMTKQHQTRLDIISEDISELQKNQTTTMAKIAQYKRKLMDLSHRTLQVLIKQEIQRKSGYAIQADEEQLRVQLDTIQCELNAPTQFKGRLNELMSQIRMQNHFGAVKSEERYYIDADLLREIKQHLKQQQEGLTHSISIIKDDLEDIKLVEHGLNETIHIRGGVFS, from the exons ATGGCTTTCAATTTTGGGGCTCCCTCGGGCACCTCGGGCACCACTGCAGCCCCCGCGGCCCCCGCGGGTGGGTTTGGAGGATTTGGAACAACATCTACAACTGCAGGTTCTGCATTCAGTTTTTCTGCCCCAGCTAACACAGGCACTACTGGACT TGGTGTTACTCAGAACAAAGGTTTTGGATTTGGCACTGGCTTTGGCACAACAACAGGAACTAGTACTGGTTTAGGTACTGGTTTGGGAACTGGACTGGGATTTGGAGGATTTAatacacagcagcagcagcaaactACATTAGGTGGTCTCTTCAGTCAGCCTACACAAGCTCCTACCCAGTCCAACCAACTGATAAATACTGCGAGTGCTCTTTCTGCTCCAACATTATTGGGAGATGAGAGAGATGCTATATTGGCAAAGTGGAATCAACTTCAGGCCTTTTGGGGAACAGGAAAAGGATATTTCAACAATAACATTCCACCAGTGGAATTCACACAAGAAAATCCCTTTTGCCGATTTAAGGCAGTAGGTTATAGTTGTATGCCCAATAATAAAGATGAAGATGGGCTAGTGGTtttagttttcaacaaaaaagaaatagatattcGAAGCCAGCAACAGCAGTTGGTAGAATCATTGCATAAAGTTTTGGGAGGAAACCAGACCCTTACTGTAAATGTGGAGGGTATTAAAACATTGCCAGATGATCAGACAGAAGTTGTCATTTATGTTGTTGAGCGTTCTCCAAATGGTACTTCAAGAAGAGTTCCAGCTACAACACTATATGCTCATTTTGAGCAAGCcaatataaaaacacaattgCAGCAACTTGGTGTAACCCTCTCTATGACTAGAACAGAACTTTCTCCTGCACAGATCAAACAGCTTTTACAGAATCCTCCAGCTGGTGTTGATCCTATTATCTGGGAACAAGCCAAGGTGGATAACCCTGATTCTGAAAAGTTAATTCCTGTACCGATGGTTGGTTTCAAAGAATTTCTCCGAAGACTGAAGGTTCAAGATCAGATGACTAAGCAGCATCAGACCAGGTTAGATATCATATCTGAAGATATCAGTGAGCTACAAAAGAATCAAACTACAACAATGGCCAAAATTGCACAATACAAGAGGAAACTCATGGATCTTTCCCATAGAACATTACAGGTCCTAATCAAACAGGAAATTCAAAGGAAGAGTGGTTATGCCATCCAGGCTGATGAAGAGCAGTTGCGAGTTCAGCTAGATACAATTCAGTGTGAACTAAATGCACCTACTCAGTTCAAGGGCCGACTAAATGAATTGATGTCCCAAATAAGGATGCAGAATCATTTCGGAGCAGTCAAATCTGAAGAAAGATATTACATAGATGCAGATCTGTTAAGAGAAATCAAGCAGCATTTGAAACAACAACAGGAAGGCCTTACCCACTCGATTAGCATCATAAAAGATGATCTAGAAGATATAAAGTTGGTAGAACATGGATTGAATGAAACCATCCACATCAGAGGTGGTGTCTTTAGTTGA